CTGGGTCACTTTTTGGCTACCAGCAGTCCCCTGCCCTGGAAGACTaccagggtggcactggggacagccagcatgGAGGCAAAGGTCGCTGTGAAGGGGACCTGGCCGtgatcccagatcccatcagagcagctcatccctgctcccacccaaTGCAGCTgtgagctccctgtgcccccagcaggTGGTTCTTTCACtagcagcagtgggaaggggagCTGGCAGCGCTTCAATGGCTTGGCCACTGCCTTGCTGGGCAAGAAATATTAGTGACATTTGGAAGTGAGAGAGGGAAGAAGGCACAGCAGGAGAATGAGGAGCCCGAGCAGCAGTTTTCCATTGACCCCTTGTCAGGATCCTAGTCTGTGGGAGTGGGCCTGGCTGCTGTTCAGCATTGCTCCCCACTCTGAGCCTGTGGGGAAGCAGGAGGATGCTGGCTGCCACTGCACAGCTGGCCAGATGCAGGGACACATCCTTCCTTGGTGGGCATAAATGCCTGGTGCTGGGTGCAAGTAATTTAGTAACATAATTATTATAGTTTACCTTTTTtatcccccctccccctttgCTGGTGTTTTTAGGTCTGGGCAGGAACCTGATAGACTGGCCACAATGTCTCTTCATGGTGCAAGAGTTGCTGCTCTCCTTGCTTGGGTAAGTTCCCACCCTCTGCTGGAGCTTGCTGCAGAGGTGGGACATGCTGCTGCTAGCTCTGGCAGCTTTGGGACACGATGCTGGGGCTTATCACAGGAGGGACTGTGGCTGGGGCAGGCCCTAGGGTAGTCCAGTTCCTACTGTTCCGGGGCAGGTGGGTGTTTGCAGGAGAAGCCTTGCTCACCCTTCCTGTTGAGTAACCAGAAATGCTGGAATGGCTTGGTCTGGTCATGGAAACTGCCTGGGAGATGGAGCTGAGCCtgaagcaggcagcagctgtaCTGCAGAGGGGTTGTTGGATCTGTCTCACAAAGCACTGGTGTGTCCAAGTGAAAACTCATAGAATGGTTAGGGTTAGAAGGGGCTTTTAAGCTCATTCAACTGGaatgccctgccatgggcagggagaccTCCCACTACACCAGCTTGCTCCAAACCACATCCAGCCTAGCCTTGAACTCTTCCAGAGATAGGGCAGCCAtggcttctctggacaaccctctcagggaagaatttcttcccaatatcccatctaacctgCTCTCTGCtagtgggaagccattccctcttgtcctgtcattccAGGCCTTTGTCCAAAGTCCCTTTCCTGCTCTTatggagcccctttaggcactggcaggggctctgaggttcCCTGGAGGGTTCTTTTATTCAGTCTGAACACCCCCAGgtctctcagcctctccaggGAAGAGGGGCTCCAGCAGTGTGATAAATGGGACCTGTGCCAGACTTTCAGACATGGAGCTGTGGGGATCATGTTCATCTGTTCTCTGGGAAGGGGTGGTTTAAAGGGGTGGATTTCACTCCCAGACCAGTCttgctgtcccctgccaggacTGGAGGTGATGAGTGGCACAGCACAGTGTTGTCTTGGTTTCTGCCTTCTGACTGTCCCACCTCATTTCTAGGTGAACAGCACAAAGGTTTGTCCTGATCCCCTCAATGatctgtcccagctccaggactGTAGTGTCTTCATCAGAATTATCCACAAAATGTGAGTATGGGGAGCTGTGTACAAATTTCAGACCCACAGCTGGgtctgtgctgtccctggagccATGGCCTCAGCCCCCAGGAGCTAAAAGGCTCCTGTCttgggcgggggggggggaggtCTTGGGGTATTTATTCCTCCTCTGGCCTATGAGATGCTGATATCTCCATCTCCTCTATGGCACTGCACAGCTGGGgtctgcctgcagagctcttgggtcccacagagctgcccagggaatgttTTGGTCAGAGTTCCTGTCATTTGAGACTTGTTATCACATCTGGCACTTAACATCTGGGTTTGCTTCTGGTATTGAAGAAAAGACCTGAGTGCTGcaccagtggcacaggggttcctgcagctgcactgaTCATTATCCATTTCTGTTGATGCTGCTCTGGTGAGGGAACAGCTCAGCAAGTTTTCCTGAGTGGCAGCCTTGGGATCCTGAGGAAACCTTGTATCTGGAAAGCAGTGTAAAGAATGACAGTTTGTGCCTCATGACATGCTTCTGTTGCCTGGGGatgtcaggctgctgctgagtaTAGTGTGGTCAGGATGGAGCCTttgtgctctgccctgggacctgaggtggctgggctggggtgggaggaaTGCCTCCTTCAAGAATCGTgtttgttccctgggagcaagGGGCAACCAAAATCTGCAGGCCATAATAGGCATCAGAGGTGGGATGAAGCCTGGTGGTTAAGGAGCTGGCAAAACAAATTGAGAGGGTGTGAGGCTACCATGCATTACTTTCAAACCCTTCCGGTGGGAGGCTCACTGGGAGCCTGTCTACTATAATTACCTCCTGCATGGGGTAAGGAgagcctgcctggagcagggatctgCCTGCAGtgggtggggaggaaggagctgcctgCACCACAGATATATTTAGTCAGACCTGGTTAATCTCCTGGGCCTGTGCTCCAGCTTGGATTAGTAGGGATCCTGGTGGCACATGCTCTCTAAAGAGGCCTGGCCATTTCTTGATAAagtggggtggcagcagggcagctgccacAGCAACTGGCTGATCTGAGGACCTCCTGGTGCCACAAGGGGAAGTCCGTGAGGAGGAGCAAATCCTTGtggcagcccctgtcccagACCAGGTTCCTGGTTTTGGCACCTTGGGAGTAAGTGACAGTACTGAAGCAGTGCTGGTCAAGCATGATTGGTGTGGGTTTTGGGCATGCCATTTCTGAGCTGCAGTTGGGTTCAATAACTCTTGCgagtcctttccaactcaggatattccatgaacTGGTGGCTACTCAGGAACAGTGTAGTCACAAGTAAGTGCATGAAGAAGCCTCAgcctccccaaaatccagcaaGAAAAGCCTGAGGCTCCAGGCATGGACTGGCCCCTGTGGTGCTTCCTGGCCAGTGGGGCCACCATaagctccctgtgctgtgctggatgctggggctggcaggcagAATAGGAAGCAGTGCCCATGGGGGGATGtcagctgcccagctccagctgctgtcccagcaggggGATTCCAGGGGATTCCACTCCCATGCGTCTTGTGGTtggtcctggctgtgctggccctggtgtgggggcagaaggcagagcagtgcccCAGAGCCTGCCCCTGGCTCAGCAAACCCTACTGCACAAAACTCAGCGCTGGCCTAATCCCTCCAGAAGGAGTTAATGCAAACTCTGCACTCTTCCAGCCACGGGAGCAAGGAGGGGGagtctgtgctggagcagccgcTGCCAGAGAGGATCTCCTTCATCCATGGTTTCCTGCAGAGTAAGACCCTCCGCTGGTGCTGGGGAAAGCGACTGCCCCTGCTCGGTGCCCCTGACCTCTGAGAGAGTCTGGTCTGCTGTCTGCAGCTTCCCTCTCCACAAAGTGACCCCCTCACCCCACATCAACAGCTTTGCGAGGTGccagcagctttcctgcagcagcctgtggaaGGGGAAACTTCCAGATGGAAATCCTTATCAGAGCCTGGGTTCAGAGCAAAGGAGGTCATGGGTGTGAAGGGCAGGGTGCCAGTGTCTGTTCTGGTGATGCTGCCTGGAGCAGTTTTCCTAGTTGGGTACCTGGAGTCAAGCTCTTCAAATCCCAGTTGAAAACCTTTACCCAAGCAGAAATCCTTGGAGGGGAAATGGGAAGTATCTCACACTCttgctcagcctttcctcaaGGGAAGACACCATATCTCACCTCATATCCCACACAGAGAGCTCTCTCTGCTGATGTTGGAGGGGAGATGCCAAGGTGGGGAGGCTGGGATTTAGGGTGGAATTCCAGGGAGGGGAATGAAAGTTGGTCAGAGTTAATGGCCAAGGCTGACCACTGGGATCTCAGCTCTGGAGCCCATCCTGCCCCAtgtcccttctccctggggATGCATTACAGTGCCCTCCTGGCCATGAGTGCCACCTCAGGGGAGGCAGTGTGCCCAGTGGCTCCTGTGTGACTGGGAATTCTGCTTCATGTTGCAGAGCACTGCCGGCACAAATTGGCTGCAGAAAACCTTGTCTCTGCACAGAAACTCCTGGATGGAGAGGAGCTGGCACTGGCCAAGGTAACTGTGTAGCATGTTTTAGTCCCAGATGGCACCAATGTGCTTGTGACTGGCCTGGGGTTACtcatgcttttcctgccttgctcaggtgGCCGTGCTGCTCCTATATCACACCTCTATGAGTTCCAAGAACTCTGGGGACTGGAATGAATTTGACTACAAGACCCAGGTAATCTCTTTGGGGTTCCTCCTCTGGATCTGGCGTGCAGGGGGAAGCAGTGGTTCCTTTGGGGGAAGGTGCTCTGGGACTTGCTCTCCTGGGTCTCATTGAAAGACGATGTGGAGTGGGCACTGTGGTGCTTACTGGTGGTTTTGGGCTATCAAAAGCTTGTGGCAGGCaagtgtgggcagcagcacaggcaggcagggagctgccccaCGCCTGCTGTGGTGTTGCCTGTGacctgcagcagagccactAACTGCAGCTCCTCCAACACAGGTTGAACTGGCATCAATTGTCAAATTTGTGCTGGATAATGAGGAGTGCCTGAATGAGAATCTGGAACCATTTCTGCAAAGGAAAGGTAAGTGCTGGGCctggcttttcctcctgtttgtgctgctgtagCTGCCTAGCCATAAAGGCTGCTGCACAACCCAGATGTGCTCAGCTACAAAACAGTCCCCTATAAACTCCCAAGAGTAGGGCTACCTCTGACCTGCTGGCTCTTCCTACTCAGCAGTacctcagcctttccctggaggagaggagcaggtggGATGCTGACAGTCTTGTGGGAGCAGAGTTACTGGGGAAGGACTGTGtagcaggagggatggggatgtAGGGCAGGTTTATGGCTTCCTCTGTTGGCTGTTCCATCCCTACTGTAATTTGTGGTTCCTGTGCCTCTGAGATTTTAGCTGCTCAGCCTCTTAGATATTAAAGATCACAGCCTTCTTctccctttttatttccagcAGAGCCTTCCTTGTCCAGtgtgtccagcagcagctctgaggaacaTTCCCCACTGTTACCTCTCCCGCACAAGCGAGAGGTGCatttcctggagctgcagaggatcgcctccttccccagcaccaaGTACGTGCCctgcctcctggctgccagggaacaTGAAGGAAGGGAGGGGTGGGTAGGGCGGCTTTTGGGACCTGCAGGTGTAGCCAGGCTGCACGCTGACTCCCTGGAATGCCCTGTTCTGCCTCGGTGCTCTCCTGCTGCACGTTGCTCCGGCATGATGTGGGGATGAATGGATGATGGATGTGAGCTTGGGCTCTAGCTCCTTTTAGCATCTTGGAAttgttcaggttggaaaagccctctgagaccatcgagtccaactgtGCCCTctgcactgccaaggccaccgtTAAACCATGTCTCCAAGTGGAGTCATTTTTCCATATTTGCCCCTGGAGGCCTCCAATGAAAGACCAGCTTTTATATTACCTCCTTTATTGAAATTTGTTTTGTATGTGTGTTGTTTTGTTCCTAGATTTTTAAGGCAGCAGTCCCTTGGGGATCCAGGCAGGAGAACCTGCCCCAGAGATGGGGGTAGCAGAGTGGGTCTGGCTGCATGGGGCCTAGGCTGGCTCAGGATAATCCAGCTTGTGTGTGTCTCCTTGCAGTCTGCCCAGCACTCCATCTTCGCCCATGGGGGATATCATGCAGACCCCCCAGTTTCAGCTGCGGAGGCTGAAGGTGCAGCTGGCTtttgagagaaagaaacaggaagagCTGGAGGTGGAGGTGGCGGAGAATCACAAGCTCGTCATGGAGAAGGGTCAGTACCAGCACATcctggggtgcagggagggctctggggcagAGATCTGCCCTTGTTTCTCTGACTTTTCTTTTGTGACCCCACCACAACTCTGCTCATGCATGGTCCATCCTGCCATCCTGCCATGCCAACTTGGAGTGAGACTCCAAGTTCCTTCTTCCATATTGTATTCCCTTATATATCCTGGCAACAAAAGCCCTTACTGAAGCAACACCtatgctgagcagcagcactggtagCCTGGCTCTTTgatctcctgctgcagagggtttctgtgcagaaatgctCTTGTGGGAGTTTCAGGTGACATGAAAAGTTGGTAATGGGCCCTTTCTTGCCCCCTTCCCCAGATGCTCAGATCACCACGATGCAGCAGCAGATTGATCGCTTGGTTAAGCTCAATGAGAAGCAAGCTGAAGACCAGCTGGAGCCCAAAGAaatggaggagctgagggagaagAATGAGAGGTAATCCTCCAGGAACATCCACTCCTTCCTCCTAGGTGGGACCTTGTCACTCCCACATCCCCAGACTCTATGTTGTCTGTCTCTTCCCTAGCAGTGCATGAAACAGGGGAGAAAGCAAACCTTCtcattcctctgctgctggggagaagACAGTAGGCACAGAATCAAAAAAGGGTCTGGGTTAGAAGATTAAAGCTCATTCAGCTGGAATGCctagccatgggcagggacaccttccactagaccagattgctccaagccccctcctacctggccttgaatacttacagggatggggcaaccacagcttgTCGagacaacctgtgccagggcttcatCACCCtctcagggaagaatttctgccCAATATCTGATCTCACCCTGTCCTCTGTCAGTGGAAgaccattccctcttgtcctgtcactccagacTCTTGTCCAAAGTCCATTTCTGGCTgtcttggagcccctttaggtgCTGAAAGGTGCTCTGTGGcgtccccagagccttctcaactccaggctgaacacctcCAGGTCTCTCCAAGTCTGTCTctagagcagaggggctccagcagcccttggagcatctcctcTGGACTTGCCCCAGCAGCTTCACATCCTTGTGATACTGAGGACATCAGAGCcggaggcagctctgcagatggGGTCCcaccagagaggagcagaaTCCTCTCCTCCCTTGTTGCCCACGCTGTGGGATCAGCCCATGACACAGCTGTGCCACCATCACGCTGCCCATGCCCTCAGGGCAGTTATGGCCCGCAGCCCATTTTTATTGCAGTGGGCATGGATCCAGTTCCAAACCATGCAGCCTTTCTAACAGCCCACTCTTAATCCAAACCCTGCATGGGAGCAGTTATTCCTGTTATGTGAAAAGGGTGTGCTGCTTTTGTGGGTCTCACCTGCCCTGGAAAAGGGGAAGCTTTCAGGGTGATCCTGGAACTCCTGACTTCAGCCCATTTCCCAGGCCTTTACTTTGATCCCATGTACTGGGCTTTGTCACACTCTTGAAATCACCTGTCACACTGCATCCTGGTCtttgctctgtccctgtgccattGTTTACTCAGGAAGGCTGCCCAACCTGCACTGGAAATGCCATGTCTTTTTTTGTCCTTCCCTCATTTATTTCCCTTTGCAGGGGTGTGGTTGGAGtcccacagctgcctctgctctcagTTTGGAGCAGTTGGGCTTCTGCAAAGCACAAACATTGCTTATCTCTATTCTCCTTTGTCACCTGTTGGGACCCAGTTTTAGAGCTGGGTTGATGGTAGAGTCACAGCAAGGCATGGAGATCCCTTGGAACCTTTAGTTTCCGTGGCAATATCCAGCAGCACCGATCCCTGGTGATATCCTTGCCTGCTGCCAGTATGCACCACCTCCTTAACCACCTCCTTTCCCACAGCCTGGTGGGGCGCCTGCACGAGGCtttcaggcagtgccaggacctgaagactgaaaaagcCCAGATGGACCGAAAAATCAACCAGCTCTCCGAGGAGAATGGGGATCTTTCCTTCAAGGTATGGGGTGCAGTGTCCTCTCCATGTCCCCAAAACCCAGTTGGTTGTGATGGAGCCCGGAGGGAGGATTTGATGGCAGTGCTGGATGCTGGGATGTTTATGGTTCTGCTAATGCGATCTTTGACCCAGTGACCAAGCCTGCCTTGGAACTCTGGTGGGGGAATGGGGGCTGGGTGGAGCTGCCTGCATGTGGTGAACACCCAGAACCCAAGATACTCATGTGTGCTGCAGCTCTTGGGAATGGGGAAGTAGGCAGAGCCCTGAACAGCAAAGGCACACTGCCTCTCTTCTGGACTGGATGGATTTTCATTGGCAGCTGCGGGAGATTGCCAGCAATATGGTCCAGCTGCAACGAGCCCTGAACGAACTCTCGGAGGAGCACAACACTGCCATGGCTCAGTCGCAGGAAAAGCAGcggcagctggagaaggagctgcatgCAGCCCTACAGGATAAGGTCAGGGGGCCGGGGGAGTGGTGGGTGCCCCCCTGTAGCTCCCCCACAGTCCCCCCCAGCTGGGGGACACACCAACTGCAAGCAGggtgcagctgccaggagcccTCCTGCCCATTTTTGCCAGTACACAGGGAGAAGCTGTGTAACTGTCAGTTCCCGTGGGAAGCCTCTCCCTGAAACTAAGGGAGGGTTCCCCATGGTGGGACAGGCTGCTGTCCTTGCAGTGGGGAGAGAcaaagctgctggaaaagcacGGTGTCAATACTGAGTGGGTGACTGTGCCTCTCCTTGGTTGGTTGGCTCTTCTGTCTTGCACCATGCTCAGTCCCATCTCTGTTGCCAGAAATGCTCAGAAGAGAAAATCGAGATTCTGCAGGGAAAGATTTCTATGCTGGAGGACCAGTTGGCCAAGCTGGAAGAATGCAGCAcccaggagaagggagaagtCATGGGAGACATTTTGAAGGTACActggggctcctgcagcaaGGGCTTGGTAAACTGATACAgttggagagagcagcaggtgcCAGGAGATGCATGGCAAAGCCATGTGGGGCAGagtctgctgctctctgctgctggataGGGGATGTGGGGCTGAGTACTCTGGGAGAGCTCCTTTTGGGTTGAATTTGCAAATACTGCTGCCAGAGAGCTGGTGGCTTCCCCAGCCTCACACAATATTAACTGGTTGTGAAGAGAACATCTCCTGCACAGTGAAAAGGTGGTGTTTGGTCCAAGGGAGCAGTGGCACAAGGCTGAGGGAAAAGCAAGGTGCCCTGGGGGTGTGATGGGAGGGAAGGCAGGCACTGGGCAGCTCCCAGTGGGATGCAGCACTTGGGACTCTGGTGAGCATGTTGGCTACAGCTTGAGTACTACCTAGGGGATGCATGTTTTGTCCCTGTAGTAGTCTGACCTTGGCTGGGCACCAGGCACCCACCAAGCTCTGCTATTACTCCCCTTCCCAGCGGGACAGGGTAGAgaaaaataagatggaaaagaACTAGTAGGCTGAGATAAGGCAACTTACtaaagcaaaaaaggaaaagtgaaagTTTATGTGTGCAtaagcaaagagaaaagctaATCTCTACTTCCCATCAGCGAGTGATGTTTAGAcacttcctgggaagcagggctTCAGCACTTGTAGTGGTTGCTCCAGAAGGCAAACACTAAAATAATGACTGCCCTCCATTCCTCTTACATCCCTTAGCTTTTATATCTGAGCTGACATCATATGttgtggaatatccctttggttaATTTTGGCAGTGGGCCTCATTGTGCCCACTCCCAGGATCTTGCCCACTCTCAGACCCTTGCTGGGGGGGGTTAAGAGTTCATTTTCCGTTGGAAGCTTTCACAGTGCTATGCTTGCATGGGTAGCTGGAAAGGTGTTGATAATACACCAGTGTTTTGGGTACCGCTGAGCAGCACTATTTCTCTGTCTGAGTCAGAGCCAATACAGTCTCCCTGCTCTTCTGTTTgccagctggaggagctgaagcAGGAAGTGTCCAGCCTGACAGCCAAAGgactgcagctggaggaggagaagcagcagctggacagcCTTGTCACCAGCCTCCAGAGCTCCCTCTCTGAGAGCCACCGGGCCCAAGAGAGACTGAAGCGAGACCTGCAGGCACGGGCTGCCGAGGAGCAGGCTGAGCGGCTGGCTGCCCTCAGTGCCCAGCATGAGCAGGCCCTGCGGGAAAGGGacgctgccctgcagcagctccagcaggccAACGCAACCCTTAGCAGCCAGCTGCAGGCCGTGGATGAAGAGAAGGCTGCACTGAGCCGCAAGGTTGGTGAACTGGAAGCCCGGATCCTGGAGCtgggtgcccagcagcagcagggagtggcagcagaggcactgaaagcccagctgcaggagctggagggcaGGCTAAAGGAGAGCCAGCAGAGGCTGGCTGAAAAGGAGAAGCTGGCCCGGGAGAACAGCCgcctgcaggaacagctgctctTCCTGGAGGAATCCCTGCGGAACACTGAGGGTATATTGGAGGATGAGAAGAGACGGGCAGCTGAGTGCCTGGAGGGCAACCTGGCCAGGATCGCTGAGCTGGAGGCAGAGAGACAGCAGCTGGTTCAGGGCCGGGAGCCAGCTCTGCCGGAGCAGGGTGAGGAGCTGGCCACACGCCAAGTGTCAGAAGAGAGCCGGGAGCAGCCTCTGggagcctctcctgctgccGATGAAGAGTGTAGGCGGCTGAAGGAGGAAATGCAGGTGCTGAGCCGGGAGCACAGCCGGACctgtcagcagctgcaggctgagcaggagaaggtggctgtgctggaggcccaggcagAGCGGTTGGCTAGCCTCCAGGCTGACTTGTCCAGCGCTCAATCATGggcaaaggagaaggagagtgAGGAGCAGAAGCTGAGGGCTGAGATTTCATCCCTTCAGGAGAAgatggcagtggcagagcaaGCAGCAGCCCAGCATGTGGCCAAGCTAGAGGCGGatgcccagagagctgctgaggcactggagggagtttcccagcagctgtcccAGGAGAAGCTCAAGTCCAAGGAGTTGGAAGGCACCATGGATCAGCTGCGGATTGCAGAGAAGGAGCTGGTGTCCCTCCGCTCTGCCGTGCAGGAGAAGGAGAGCTGGAAGGAACAAGTGTCCCAGTGTGTCCAGGAGATTGAGAGGAAGAATAGCCTGAtcagcagcctggagcaggaggtcTCCATCTTCCGTCACCAagtgaaagagaaggaaggggagAGCAAGGAGCTGAAACGCCTGATCCTGGCTGAGTCAGAGAAGAGCAAGAAGCTGGAGGAGAGGCTGCGGGTGCTGCAGACAGAGATGGCCACCGCAGCCTCCCGTGCAGCTGAGAGGTGCTCATTGATGAAGGTGGACGTGCAGCGGTGCCAGGATGAGATGGAGAAGCAGCGGATGACCATTGAGGCCCTAAAGAGGGACCGCCATAGCCAGAGCGAGCGGGAGGACGAGCTGCGGCAGGAGGCAAAGGTCTGCCAGGACAAGTGCTTAcagaaggagcagctcctggctgctctgcagcaggagctcgACAGTACTCGGGCCAAGCATGCCTCCCTAGAAAGCCAGCACCGCCAGGACCTGGAGCAGAGAGCAAAAGCTGTGTCCATGCTGCAAGCCGAGCTAGCGCAGGCCAAGCTGGAGGCGGTGGAGGTGCCGTCACTGCgggagcagctggcagaaaaGGAGCGGGCCATTCAGCGGCTGCAGGCTgatgcagcagaggcaggggcacagctggcagggctgcaacAGGCCAATGCTCGGCTGGCCGAGGAGAACCAGGGGCTCAGCAAGAGCCGCAGCCAAGGGCAGCGGCAGCTGGAGGCGGAACTGGGCCAAGCCAGGGAGcggcacaggcaggagctggagcagctgcggGCAGCATCTGAGAAGCTGGTgaccagcagcaggcaggaggctaAGGAGGTAGTACAGAAGCTGGAGGACCTGAGTAAGGAGTATGAGAGCAGCAAGGCGGCAGCCttggaagagaggaagaaactcctggaagagaagcagagaCTGACAAGTCAGGTAGGGGTTCCACTCCCGGCAGGAGGGATGTGGATGGGGGAGCCCTCCTGAAAAATGGTGGTGTTCAGCCTTCTGCACACCCCTGAATCCATgtcctgctcagcacagggactAGGAGTGTGGGACACATTTCTAGGTGTGAAAGGGACTGTCACATTCAGGTGCTGGAGTAtttccagagaagggcagcgaTGCTGGGGAATGATCTGGAGCACCAGTCTGATGAGCAGCAGCtaagggggttggggggggctaagcctggagaaaaggaagctggGGGGGGCGGGAACTGTCTCTCCCCTGAAAGGGTGACAGAGCTCCCTGAAAAGAGGATGCAGCCAGATGGGGGTCTCCCAGGTAACTTGTTCTGCCAGTTAACAAGTGGCGTGACAATAGGAAATAGTTTCAAGTTGTGCCTGGGGAGgcttaggttggatattaggaaaaaattccttccctgaaagggttgtccagccctggcacagtctgcccatggcagtggcaGAGTCCCTATCCTTGGAGGGATTTAACAGACATGTGGACATGGATTAGTGGTGGTCTTGGCAGTGCACTCagtctcag
The sequence above is a segment of the Haemorhous mexicanus isolate bHaeMex1 chromosome 2, bHaeMex1.pri, whole genome shotgun sequence genome. Coding sequences within it:
- the NUMA1 gene encoding nuclear mitotic apparatus protein 1 isoform X3, producing the protein MTSESLRNSKEGSGQEPDRLATMSLHGARVAALLAWVNSTKVCPDPLNDLSQLQDCSVFIRIIHKIHGSKEGESVLEQPLPERISFIHGFLQKHCRHKLAAENLVSAQKLLDGEELALAKVAVLLLYHTSMSSKNSGDWNEFDYKTQVELASIVKFVLDNEECLNENLEPFLQRKAEPSLSSVSSSSSEEHSPLLPLPHKREVHFLELQRIASFPSTNLPSTPSSPMGDIMQTPQFQLRRLKVQLAFERKKQEELEVEVAENHKLVMEKDAQITTMQQQIDRLVKLNEKQAEDQLEPKEMEELREKNESLVGRLHEAFRQCQDLKTEKAQMDRKINQLSEENGDLSFKLREIASNMVQLQRALNELSEEHNTAMAQSQEKQRQLEKELHAALQDKKCSEEKIEILQGKISMLEDQLAKLEECSTQEKGEVMGDILKLEELKQEVSSLTAKGLQLEEEKQQLDSLVTSLQSSLSESHRAQERLKRDLQARAAEEQAERLAALSAQHEQALRERDAALQQLQQANATLSSQLQAVDEEKAALSRKVGELEARILELGAQQQQGVAAEALKAQLQELEGRLKESQQRLAEKEKLARENSRLQEQLLFLEESLRNTEGILEDEKRRAAECLEGNLARIAELEAERQQLVQGREPALPEQGEELATRQVSEESREQPLGASPAADEECRRLKEEMQVLSREHSRTCQQLQAEQEKVAVLEAQAERLASLQADLSSAQSWAKEKESEEQKLRAEISSLQEKMAVAEQAAAQHVAKLEADAQRAAEALEGVSQQLSQEKLKSKELEGTMDQLRIAEKELVSLRSAVQEKESWKEQVSQCVQEIERKNSLISSLEQEVSIFRHQVKEKEGESKELKRLILAESEKSKKLEERLRVLQTEMATAASRAAERCSLMKVDVQRCQDEMEKQRMTIEALKRDRHSQSEREDELRQEAKVCQDKCLQKEQLLAALQQELDSTRAKHASLESQHRQDLEQRAKAVSMLQAELAQAKLEAVEVPSLREQLAEKERAIQRLQADAAEAGAQLAGLQQANARLAEENQGLSKSRSQGQRQLEAELGQARERHRQELEQLRAASEKLVTSSRQEAKEVVQKLEDLSKEYESSKAAALEERKKLLEEKQRLTSQVEQLEIIQKDQTKQVDELNKKLTQHEKATWTQQQRVKSLPCPQALEGELQAAVTSHQEKVAELQVQLTQKEQAAEHYKGQMEKAKSHYDAKKQQNQELSEKLKAMEHLQKENTELQSKSERLAKELQQSILQAKESEMSCKDLTSQIRSLEAQVQELSKFQGKTATVKGHETSFENVADQSTDSLDEAQLLNSTRKATSSHLEVSVPSESEESLLSQRLPQRKSSLESLYFTPIHSETPSQLQSSAKFAGDFSLDSGCKTRSARRRTTINITMTDKQAESEELVCIKNIPLARSTKTSSPAKGRLRSGASTRSLTSFPSQETLAKLEASSPEKTSGHSVLLGLPGYRPVTRSSLRLQRTSSSSLGRSTMKLGMCQDEPEQLDDWNRIAELQRRNQARPPHLKTSYPLESMPSTSLGTITDEDVKMGDPEETLQRGSRQTSQIIATGSQRSSQGSSITTRQQRKRLSEETHQGPDTPPSKKPTSCFPRPQTTQDRSAQSGSQASQDSEQPAPATPAQRRQSMAFSILNTPRELGRRLLRRAVAQRSTPKSSSGTRRSSRIAKSPKGKASRQSRKNTHS